The segment CCACAGTCTTAGCATTCAGCAGTGGCTTCCATGAGTTCACATAAAAACTCCCAaaagtctgtttctctctgttgtgtttttctcagcAGATTCCTggcattttttttaatccactGAAGATATCTCACGAAGTTTTAATGAAAGATCAATATGTTGCAATGTCCTTTATGGGTGGCTTTCCCTGCAAGGCAGTTTTCAGATATTTTAGCAATactacagtgtagaaatactctttCAACATTAACATCAAAATATAGCctacttaaagtaccaaaagtaaaagtaatcatTATGCAGAAAGGCCCTTACTGGATTAAAATGCATggattgatgcattaatgtgttcatcactttaatgttggaGCTATTAAAGGTGGTGCTAATTTTGATTAGTTTAAATGGCCTACTGCTGGGTAGCTGAAccaataataatatatcataatGTACATATTgatgtatattttttattcctttgaTAATCAAGTATCTAATCTAGCTAGTAATCTAGCTGTCAAAGGTTCCAAGGTAAAAAGTACATTTGCCTTATATATTTGCCTTCAAAATGTAGTGAAATATAAGCAGGCTgtaaagtaacataaaatggaaatactctgTAAAGTAATACTATTTTCTTCCTTCGGCTTCTAAATACAGAAAGTAAAGTGTTCATTCACATACAGTTCCTGGTGCACATCTTCTCAGATGGGGACAATCGATTGTGTCTGTCCATAATCACACGGACGTGCTGCGTGCGTGCGAGGTTGACGTCAACACGTCGCAGAAGAACCAGGAAGGGGAAGTAATGGTAGGCTGAAGTCGAAATGCATAAGTTATGGTTTGGAAGGAATCAAAATAACATGTAAGTGTCATTAAGACTGTTTAATTTTCACATCGTTTTGGTGACTACATGTAAGATTATGTAAAAGAGCCCGcgttttgcttttatttgcgTCGTTATTGGCAGAAACATGACGGTTTTGTGTGCAAATGATGCTGGAGTTTATAGACTTTAACGTTACTCGTTTGGATCCTGAATTCTTTTTGTGGGCAGATCAGTTTACGTCcctgacaaaaataattaacCTTTTGGTGAGCGCTGTAAGCATATTAGAACATTGTAAGAGACTGTCTCAAAGATTGGTAGCAACGATTATCGATTAATCTCtagtttgttgttattttgtggtTAGTCCTTTTGGTCTGTTAAATGTCCTACAACAGACCAACGTCGACGTCTccacatgtttgttttgtctgaccagctGTCTAAACCCTAAAGAATCAttttacatcagaaaagcatCATCCTACTCAGCTTGGTATTATTTCAGAAAAGCACAGGAGCTTTGTATCACGTCAGTAAAAGTGAATGGGGACCTTACCCAAAGGCgacggtgtgtgtgtttgtgtgtcaggttgTTCCTCACTGATCATCCATCAGAAGATAGTTCCTAAAAACCCCGAAGAAGTCAGACCAGGACAGAGCAGCACTGTGAGTAGGTCGTGTGAAGCTGCGGGGCAGAGGATAAGAGCTAAATACAGTCAGTTGCATCATACAGAGAGGTTTATCTTTTATTTAGCCTTAACCTCACTGATAAAAATGGGGTGAAAAAAACAGCCTCCCAATGATCATTAAGTGCAATCAACACCtttctaaaacattttctacaaaaaacatttctacattttaacCTCCATGAAAGTAGGATTTAAAGCAGGACTATTGTATTAGACTACAGCTGCAACTATTAGTTTAtaaatcgattagttgtcaactattttcATAGTCGATTagtctgatttcagcttctcaaatgtgaatattattTGGTTTCTTTCCTAAACTGAAtttctttgggttgtggacaaaacaagacatttgaggacgtcatcttggtCTTTgcttgggaaacactgatcgacatttttcactgttttctgacactTTATGGAACAaacaactagggctgggcaataacacaataacaatatttattgcaatacaattttcctcaataacaatataaaaaatgttcaacaattgtttgatttaattaataaatgttgttaataatttgttgaaaaaagattttatcgtaattatttttaatgttctgtctcagatttgtgaagtgtttGTACTgcacataaagaaaagtttaaaaccacaattaaccatctggttcaTTGACTCGGGAACAACATCATTTTTagggccatatcgcccagccatacaaacaactaattgattaattatgaaaatgactgacagagtaaatgatgatgaaatgaatgaattatttgCAGTAAATAAGCAAGGCTACATAAATGGGATGTTAATAGTCCATGATCAGCtccttaaaataaaagttttgaaTTTCAAACCCCCTGACTGATGTGTCTTGAGATACTGACTGCTCCTTATTAGTCCTTTCACAGATGAATAGTTCATCCCAACACAAAAATCCAGCATAATCCAAGTGATATTTTTGCCACAGGAACATGCTATATTGTTTTCAATGCCCCTTATTTGACTTGTTTTCAATATAGTTTCCTCAATGACAGTTGCTAATTGACCTGGATAGCCTGCCAAGCTCTGACCGAACTGAATGATTATTTGCAGCTTTGTCTTTGTGTTAGAGCTGTTGCAAGTGACTCTGTTGGTCTCAATATTGTTGGATAAAGATCTCACCATTTCATTGCAATCTTGATTCGGACCCTGAAACTCGGggcactgtgtgtctgtgtttttaagGTGTCACAGCAGGCCTGACTGCATGTATTTCCAGTCCTAGCCATGGCGTGCTGCCGTTCCTGCCCCAGGCTTTGCTCCCGCTCGTCAGGCTACACCCTGGCCCTCGGCCTGGGCTTTGTAACCTTGGGGACCAGTCGCATCTTGCTGCTCAAGTTCTCTGCCAACGCTGGTGAGTGACTGACATGAGACAgatatgactttttgtttcccactgagagtttttttttgtatgtatacGACTGGTGTTGTTgactgtgtctctttgtggtcaatTTGCAGAGAACAAGTATGACTTCCTCCCTGCATCTGTCAATATACTTGCTGAGGCGCTCAAACTGCTCTTCTGTCTGGCCATGTCAATCAGGGTCATAGTCCGAGGTAACCATAGAAGTCacagtgtgtctgagtgtgtgttagtgtgtgtgtgatggtatGGTATGTTTAtctgctctttttctctgtttcttcagAGGGACGCTCATGCAGAGAGCTCGGCTATTCCTCCAGCTCTTCCTTCCTCACTTCCCTGAAGTGGGCTGTACCCGCTTTCCTCTACTTTCTGGACAACCTCATCATCTTCTATGTGATGACTTACCTGCAGCCTGTTAGTTAAGATTTAACTATTTAGTTATATTGCACCTACCTGAAGGAAATATTTTGTGTGCTAGCTTTACAGTAGGGTTTCTGGGGGGAATTTTAATGCATACATTTCAATTATTCAACCCCCATTAACATGCAAGCCACACTTTTTCTTTTAAGCCCTCTTTAAAATCCAGTGAAAAATGTTGTGAGCTCATAATTCAAGAGTAAGCTTCacaatttacatacatttacatatgaAGGACTCTGCCTCTAGTTCTttaattttggatttaaaagcatttaaccaAATAAATTCAGCGAGTTTCGATGTTATCTAAATGTAGATTGTAACTTCTCCTATCATATCAGCTTTTACAAAATGTCCTGCCCAAAGActttgtgttattgtgactATGTTAATGCTATCACTCTGCTGTTTATCTCTAAACCAGctgttcctcctcttccccGCAGGCCATGGCAGTGTTGTTCTCCAACTTTGTCATCCTGACCACAGCTGTACTTTTCAGGATTGTTTTAAAGTAAGTGGCTCAATTGAAAACGTTTCTTCTTCAATAGGataatgtgtatgtttttgcGAGTTTGACTATAGATCTGTTGCTTGAtctttttgtgtgatttgtgtgGAAGAGACGTCTTCCATTTCaaccaaatattttaaaatcttttcctTGAAAACTCCCTTTCAGTAGCTTCAAAGTGAGATTTTTCTTTACTACACTGTAGGACAAAATCACACTTCGGTTGGGTGAAATATTGAAAGTTGCCATTGTTTAGTAGCACACAGTTTCACACACATTACTGTGTAACTCTGCATATGTAATACAGCTCATGTCAACTAgagattaaacttttttttgtttgtttctcactTTTTCCTTCAGGAGGCGCCTGTCCTGGGTTCAGTGGGCAGCATTGCTTGTCCTCTTCCTGTCCATTGTTTCCTTGACGACAGGGTCAGGGGGCAGCCAAAACGCCATTGCTGTGCAAGGACTCCACTCAAACCCCCTCTCCACCCCCTCCAACTCCTGCCTGCTCTACACACAGCTGCTGGAGCAGATGAGGAACAGCAGGTAACATGAcaaatgcagaaatacattaatAGGTGATGAATGAAGTACGTTCCACCATATTTGCACCGCACTCCTATAACACTGTCAGACTCATGATGggcagttaaaaacaaaaaggatcaaAATCGATTCAGCAGAACCACAGATATCAActttttttattccatgcatTCTTGTCGAAACCCGGCACCTACATTACCCGCAATGCAACGGTGTGTTTTGCTAGTAGTAGCTACTGCAGCCTGTAGCAGAGatgagcagcagctgcagaggtCTGGTTCGCTCCACACTGCcagattgttttcatttgtagTCTTCGGCAGCCCAACCGACTCTGGCTCAAGTGACATCATTTGAGGCGATTTATCTGATTTTGCGCAGCCCCCTCTGGAACCACATAAAAGCTTCATAAGCTCTACTACACCCCAAGACTTGTAAATTGATTtgaatgtgtaaaattggtggagttcCTCTTTGCCAATTTAAAGGAAATATAGGGGAGATTTTTTTGCCTCACAAAATATCTGCTGTCTATCTATCAGGattcaataaatcaataatttaTAATTCAATGATTCTCCAGACTGCAGCCTGTTTTCTACCTCGTTTTGGAACAAATGCCAATCAATAATTTTTTCATGTTCTCCCACCACAGTGCTAGTGAATCTTGGGTGTCGTCCCTGCCCGGGCAGGCCTGGAGGGACAGGATAGTAGGGAAGCTTCGAGCTCTGGGTGTGGGTCAcatcctgctgctcctccagtGCTTCATCTCCGCCATGGCCAATATCTACAATGAGAAGATTCTCAAAGAAGGAGACCAGCTCACTGAGAGCATCTTCATCCAGAACAGTAAATTGTGAGCAGCAACTAAAGAAGAAATTAATAAGGCAGAAGACACATGGTTACATTTAATTCTTCCATTGTAATCGGCGTACTTTGTGGCTTGGTTTTTTAGGTATGCCTTCGGTGTGTTGTTTAATGGTCTGACCCTTGGGCTTGGCAGTGAGGCACGAGGCCTCACCATGCACTGTGGCCTCCTCCATGGACATAACATCTACTCCCTGGGTTTAGTGCTTATCACAGGTGAGTTAACAGctcctcatacctaaatgacagaAATGCTGTTTATTATGTTTGTAAAATCTATACAAATGCTAAAGTATAAACACAACAAGCTTTGGTTTTACGGGTGGTTGTGTGCCAGACTGTTGCTTGGCTGGGAGCAGTAAGGACTAGAAACAAATTACGACATGAGTATGATGAAATGAACTAAATTTAACACACAACAGCTTTAGGTGCTGAttggtgtattttttttaacctttggacagagccaggctagctgtttccccctaaTTCTTTATGGCTAGCTAACATCTTCTGGCTGTAGCTGCATAATTAACAGACAGATTGGGGAAGTGGTATCCATCATgacatctaactctcggcaagagaGGTAATGAGTGTAGCATTTCTAGTAGTCAATACAGTCATAATTTGTGGCCTAGGAATCTTGCAAGTAAAGCAAGTTCTTACAAGAGGTATGAAAAATGCAGTTGGAAGTCTCACGCTCTTCTCTGTCTTCTCCCCAGCTGCTCTGGGTTTATCTGTGGCCTTCATCTTGAAATTCAGAGACAACATGTTCCATGTGCTGACAGGCCAGATCACCACTGTTCTAGTTACCGcactctccctcttcctcttcgaCTTCCACCCGTCGCTGGACTTCTTCCTCCAGGCTCCCATGGTCCTGCTGGCCATCTTTATCTACAATGCAAGCCGGCCCAGGGACCTGGAATACAGCCTGCAGCAGGAAAAGCTGCGCGTCATCAACGGAGAGGTGTTCGAGAGGTCCAGAGGGGTAGGGAGCGAACCACAAAGACCACAAAGTAGTCACTAGTCAAGCCCACACACTGATTTTCTAACACAGCGTTGATcacccttcctctcctcccacaCACATAACAAGTTCTTTGTAGCAAACTTGGTTCTCATTTCTCTATAATGTGATTTCTTCAATGCAGAAGGAAACCTGATTCCCTGCTATGTAAACAGCATTCAGACTCATGCTGGTGCCTTACCTTGCGTAATTTCATTAGGTCAATGACGTCTATTGGATTTAGAAAGAGGAAGCTATTAAACAGAACAGATGTCTATGTGGGTTATGAGGACACTTTCCTGGAGTTAGCAGGACTTTGAGGTAGTTTCCATGACCAGCACCAAGCTTGGAAAGTTGGAGTTTAGTGATGATACTAATGTTAATGTTGAAGACCTTTTTTGTCTGCAGGTTTGTCCACTGTATTCCACCTCTTCTGCATGCATTCTGATTTGCTCTTGTTTTCTGTCGTAGGACGGCGAGGAGCTGGAGCTCCTGACAAAGCCCAACACAGACAGTGAATCTGAGGAGGAGTCTTTGTAGAACTGAGTTATGGCTCTCCTACAAAACAGAAGATTTTCTTCTTCGCTGCAGCTAATATTAAGCTGGACGATAGACTTGAACTCTCTGAAGCAGCATGCTCTCAGATTCTgtcaaagcatttatttaccGACTGTCAGCAGTTAAACAGTGAATGACAGTGTTGATGGACTGATGAACTCTGTTGGAAACTTCTGATAACTAAGACTGTTgtgtatattttgaaatgtgcctGTCAATCTATGAGTGCTGTCATTTATGTAGTAGAAGGTACATCAGTGTATGTGCTTGGGAAAACATTGTCACTGTATTCGCCATTTGGGATCATTACGGTTTTCTGTTatggataataaataatgattccTGTTGCAGGTGATTGATTGCTTTAATGACCAGCAGTCaaatttcagtttttcagaTTGTATTTGACTTTATACTGTTTTGAATTGTTGTTGGCACTGTGTAAAAGAAGTGTTTATTTAGTCAATATTTAAACACTGTGGAAAACCTAAACAGTCCAGTACACACTCGCAACCTATAGCTTCAGAAATGTTCATGTAATTGTAAATTATATATTAGCTGAAATGTACATACACAACACGACTGTTGTTTCCATTACAGTTACAGGGCGTTCTGTTTTTCTACTCAGAACCAGAGCATTGACATATTAGAGCAGTTAGTATGGCTCAATTTCTGAAAGCACAACAAACTGGTTTAAACTTTTAGTCATATGACAGTATTGATGTATTCCAGCTGTGAAATACTTGCTTCTTTTAAGATTGTTGTCTGTGccataacattttaacatgtatGAATGTCTGTTCTGAAATAAACTACGATTAAAGTGCTTTACTTTTGTCTAAATATAAGTTACAGTCATGTAATTTAAAAGGTGAAAAATTAACAATTGTGAATGAAAATGCACGTCAGGAGTGGATGGACCCTGAAGAACAAGACATGTAGAAGAATATAAGATAAAGAGGTAAGATGTTTGTGATAAGTTCAATAGAATGTATTTGGGGAAGAAATGATAAATCGACTTGTATTAcaactttgatttttgtttcCATGAAATTTCTCCTCTATATCTCAATGTTCCGTATCTCCATTAAATCAATATGGTAAtgtttaatgaaatattaacaaacaaaataaaatcttatcACCTCAAATCAGCTACATCATTACACCAAATAAAACATTCTTGTGTAtaattttatacacatttaagctaaagctttttattttttggaaacCCTGGAGGAAATTCTAGGATTTCCGCAATTCTTGGCTGcacaacatgtttttaataatggaCATACTAAAGGGACCATGAGGAGGTGGTTAAAAGCtatctttttaacttttcattACTACTGTAGTACAGAACATGTTTCTTAATATAAGATAGGGTTGCCTTCATTATTACATGGCCAATAATCCCCAAAGTATTTCCCTTCATCGTCTTATTAGGCCACTAGGAGGAGATGTAGCATAAAAGGCTTGCAATGCATAAGTTTAGACTGAAACATAGCAGGTGAGCATCAATAAGCTGTGCAGTCAGCAATTCAAAGACCATTACTGGTaataaacaactgtttatttATCATATTGTACAATAGAGTA is part of the Micropterus dolomieu isolate WLL.071019.BEF.003 ecotype Adirondacks linkage group LG07, ASM2129224v1, whole genome shotgun sequence genome and harbors:
- the slc35a5 gene encoding probable UDP-sugar transporter protein SLC35A5 codes for the protein MACCRSCPRLCSRSSGYTLALGLGFVTLGTSRILLLKFSANAENKYDFLPASVNILAEALKLLFCLAMSIRVIVREGRSCRELGYSSSSSFLTSLKWAVPAFLYFLDNLIIFYVMTYLQPAMAVLFSNFVILTTAVLFRIVLKRRLSWVQWAALLVLFLSIVSLTTGSGGSQNAIAVQGLHSNPLSTPSNSCLLYTQLLEQMRNSSASESWVSSLPGQAWRDRIVGKLRALGVGHILLLLQCFISAMANIYNEKILKEGDQLTESIFIQNSKLYAFGVLFNGLTLGLGSEARGLTMHCGLLHGHNIYSLGLVLITAALGLSVAFILKFRDNMFHVLTGQITTVLVTALSLFLFDFHPSLDFFLQAPMVLLAIFIYNASRPRDLEYSLQQEKLRVINGEVFERSRGDGEELELLTKPNTDSESEEESL